The genome window CGCCATCAAAGGCCCTTACCTCGACAATCCCTTCCTCAAATAACCTTTCCGGACGCAAAAAAACAGGAGGCTCCTCTACACCGAGGCAACCTCCTGTTTTGCTGTCAGCTTTCTCTTTAGCTCTTCTACCGATCGGGGAATTCCCCCCAGCTCGCCTTTCAGCGAATCCGGCAGCACTTCCCATACCTCCGCAAGCAACGGCATGCCCAGATGCAGACTCTCCAGCATCTCGCGCTGCGCCAGCGCCTCCTGCGGTTCTCCCGCGAAGATCAGACGCCCCCCATCCATCACGCAGATCCATTCCGCCCACTCAAACGCGATATCCATATCGTGCGTGGCCATCAGGACCGTCGTTCCCCTCTGATGGATCTGATCCAGCTCTCGAAGCAGATTTTTCACCTGATAACGGTCCAGGTACGCGGTCGGTTCATCGAGCAGGAGCAGCTCCGGCTCCAGTACCATCACACCCGCGATCGCGAGGCGTCTTTTTTGACCCAGACTCAGGTGATGAATGGGGACTTCCGCTAGCTCCGTCATGCCGAACGCCTCGAGGATGTCTCGCACCTTTTCCCGGATGACTTCCGGTGGCAGCTTGCGATTGAAGAGGCCGTAGGAAATGTCTTCTGAGACGGTGCTTGCGATCAACTGATGCTCCGGGTCCTGAAAAACCAATCCTACCTTTTGCGTCATTTCCTGCAAAAAGGAGCGCTTGTAGACGTACGGAGCTCCCCTCCACAGGACCTGTCCCCGGCTCGGCTGGAGAAGTCCGTTTGCGTGCAGAAACAGCGTCGACTTGCCGCAGCCGTTGCGACCGAGCAAGACGCATTTCTTGCCTTCAGGGATCCCCAGACTCACTCCATTCAGCACGGACTTCTGACCGCCCGGATAGGTGTATTGCAGATTTGAAAATTCCAGCAGTGTCAAAACCGCCAACCTCCTATCAGGCTCTCTAGCAGAACCAATATGATGCAGCCGAGCACAGACTCCCACTCGTATCGCGGGGAGCGAGCGTGAACGCGAAGACTTTGCACATGAAAGCTGTCTCCGTGCCCTCTGGCCGCGATGCCCATGGAAAGCGACTCGTATTTGCGCATCGCCCGGACAAACAATTGGCTCGCCACCATACTGACGTCGCGCAATAGTGCACGGAAGCCCTGATGTCCTCCACGCGAGCGCTGCGCCATCCAAAGCTGATAGGATGTGTCGAGCAGCACGAAAATAAAGCGGTACATGATCATCAACAGATCGGTGATGATCTGTGGCAATCCCATCCTGCGAAAGACCTGCAGGATCTCAGCAAACGGAACCGTAAACAACAGAAACGAGAAGCAGGATAAACTCCCGATGACCCGAAAAAACAATTCCAGCGCCCGGGCAACGGACGCAGGCGCCACGAAAAGGACATACGCCCCCACATCCCATGCGATCAGGGCATCGGCTGGAATCGCCCCCGACCCGCTGCGGGCCAGTTCAAACAGCAGCGCGGGCAATCCCGCTATAAAAAAAGAAAGCGGGAGCACAAGAAAGAGCAGATGGTTCCGGAGCGGGATGCGGGCATATCGAACCACCCACACCCCCATCCACAGAAACACGAGCAGCTGTACAAACGAATGTCCAGTCAACACCAGCAAAAGCAGCGCACCGCCGAATGACAGCTTGTGAGCAGGCGGCAGGTGCCTCAGGTGGTTTTGGTAGGATAGAGAATCGAGCTGCTGCCAGTTCATTTCTTCGCTTTATCCGTACGGCCCTTGTAGACCCCTACTGCATAGCCGACAACACCCGCGCCAAGCGCAGCCTGAACAGCAAACAGGAGACTCTCCGTCTCGCCTCCTGGCGGCTCAATAAACGGCTGGAACCACGGCTCATAGGAAGGCGCAATCTCTTTGATCGCCTCTTCTGCCGCACCATCCGCTCCACCAAACTCGGAATCCTTGATGAACAACAGCGGCATAGCCGCCAGAACCACGACTCCCAGCAGTAACAGCCAGTTCATTCCTTTTTTCACAGCGATTCCTCCCGTTTCAGCAAGCGCAGCTGCGCCAATTCATTCGCATTATAGGCTTGCAGCCAGTTCCATACGAGTACGGTCAACAGCCCTTCGCTGATGGCAAGCGGCACCTGTGTGATGGCAAATATCCCGGCAAATTTGGCAAAGGAAGCGAGAACGCCACCGCTGGCAGCGGGGAATGCCAATGCCAGCTGAAGCGATGTCACGACATAGGTAGCCAAATCCGCCAGTGCTGCTGCTGCGAAAACGGCCAGACGCTGCTTGCCGCTCTTTGCGATCAGACGATAGACTGCATATGCGACCATCGGGCCCACGACTGCCATCGACACGGCATTCGCCCCCAGCGTGGTCAAGCCGCCATGTGCCAGCAATAACGCTTGGAACAGCAAAACCATACTGCCGAGCACCGACATCGCGAGCGGTCCGAACATGATCGCTCCGAGTCCTGTACCCGTCGGGTGAGAGCTGCTGCCTGTCACTGAAGGGATTTTCAATGCGGAAAGGACGAAAGCGAACGCTCCCGATACACCCAAGAGCAGCTTCATTTGCGGATGCTCTTTGACGATTTTATTGATCGAGCGGACACCCAAAATAAAAAACGGCAGGAAGACTGCCCACCAAAACAAGGCCCACGAGAGCGGCAAATATCCTTCCATAATATGCATGGCGTGTCCTGTCTGCGGTTCATTCAGCATGAAATAGAGGACAAAACCCGCAACCAGCAAACAGCTGGACACTAATCTCGAGCGATTCATGACCATACCTCCCCATTTTTTCATCCAAACAAAAAAATCCCATCCCCAAATTGGATGAGATCTGCGTACACAAAACAATAGACTGCGATTCAGCCATATTGCCTCGTATCCACCTCTCCTTTCCGCGAAGGTTCCCAGGTGTGGCTGATAGGTAGGTCTCCTGGCTTCCAGATCTGCGCGCTCTC of Brevibacillus choshinensis contains these proteins:
- a CDS encoding energy-coupling factor ABC transporter substrate-binding protein codes for the protein MKKGMNWLLLLGVVVLAAMPLLFIKDSEFGGADGAAEEAIKEIAPSYEPWFQPFIEPPGGETESLLFAVQAALGAGVVGYAVGVYKGRTDKAKK
- the cbiQ gene encoding cobalt ECF transporter T component CbiQ; translated protein: MNWQQLDSLSYQNHLRHLPPAHKLSFGGALLLLVLTGHSFVQLLVFLWMGVWVVRYARIPLRNHLLFLVLPLSFFIAGLPALLFELARSGSGAIPADALIAWDVGAYVLFVAPASVARALELFFRVIGSLSCFSFLLFTVPFAEILQVFRRMGLPQIITDLLMIMYRFIFVLLDTSYQLWMAQRSRGGHQGFRALLRDVSMVASQLFVRAMRKYESLSMGIAARGHGDSFHVQSLRVHARSPRYEWESVLGCIILVLLESLIGGWRF
- a CDS encoding energy-coupling factor ABC transporter permease yields the protein MNRSRLVSSCLLVAGFVLYFMLNEPQTGHAMHIMEGYLPLSWALFWWAVFLPFFILGVRSINKIVKEHPQMKLLLGVSGAFAFVLSALKIPSVTGSSSHPTGTGLGAIMFGPLAMSVLGSMVLLFQALLLAHGGLTTLGANAVSMAVVGPMVAYAVYRLIAKSGKQRLAVFAAAALADLATYVVTSLQLALAFPAASGGVLASFAKFAGIFAITQVPLAISEGLLTVLVWNWLQAYNANELAQLRLLKREESL
- a CDS encoding energy-coupling factor ABC transporter ATP-binding protein; protein product: MTLLEFSNLQYTYPGGQKSVLNGVSLGIPEGKKCVLLGRNGCGKSTLFLHANGLLQPSRGQVLWRGAPYVYKRSFLQEMTQKVGLVFQDPEHQLIASTVSEDISYGLFNRKLPPEVIREKVRDILEAFGMTELAEVPIHHLSLGQKRRLAIAGVMVLEPELLLLDEPTAYLDRYQVKNLLRELDQIHQRGTTVLMATHDMDIAFEWAEWICVMDGGRLIFAGEPQEALAQREMLESLHLGMPLLAEVWEVLPDSLKGELGGIPRSVEELKRKLTAKQEVASV